In Equus przewalskii isolate Varuska chromosome 6, EquPr2, whole genome shotgun sequence, one DNA window encodes the following:
- the FCER2 gene encoding low affinity immunoglobulin epsilon Fc receptor isoform X7: MDPHSQVEFPKFPRRRRQCCQRGTLLALLGLVTTAMWAGLLTLLLLWHWETVQKLKQLEKTAAQNDLETVQKLKQLEKTAAQNDLETVQKLKQLEKTAAQNVSQVSKDLEKHKGEQVAQESQAAKMSQSMEKIQDEQNRMKSQDSELSRNLNGLREDLSDLQSQGLNERRAALHALDRLQEEVAKLWIELRVSNGSTCNTCPDDWVHFQKKCYYFGEGPKRWIQARFACSKLHGRLVSIHSQEEQDFLTRHANKKGSWIGLRDLNIEGEFVWMDQNPLDYSNWQPGEPNNGGQGEDCVMMRASGHWNDAFCGSYLDGWVCDRLVTC, translated from the exons ATGGATCCTCATAgccagg TAGAGTTCCCAAAGTTTCCCAGGAGGCGGCGGCAGTGCTGCCAGCGGGGGACGCTGCTCGCACTGCTGGGACTGGTGACCACCGCGATGTGGGCCGGGCTGCTGACCCTGCTTCTCCTGTGGC actGGGAGACTGTGCAGAAGCTGAAACAGCTGGAAAAGACCGCGGCCCAGAACG actTGGAGACTGTGCAGAAGCTGAAACAGCTGGAAAAGACCGCGGCCCAGAACG actTGGAGACTGTGCAGAAGCTGAAACAGCTGGAAAAGACCGCGGCCCAGAACG TCTCTCAGGTTTCCAAGGACTTGGAAAAACACAAGGGGGAGCAGGTGGCCCAGGAATCCCAGG CTGCCAAGATGTCGCAGAGCATGGAGAAAATCCAAGATGAGCAGAACAGAATGAAATCTCAGG ACTCGGAGCTCTCCCGGAACCTGAACGGACTTCGCGAGGACCTGAGCGACCTCCAGTCCCAGG GCTTGAATGAGAGACGCGCAGCCTTGCACGCACTGGACAGGCTCCAGGAGGAAGTGGCGAAGCTGTGGATAGAGCTACGCGTGTCCAACG gctcCACGTGTAACACGTGCCCCGACGACTGGGTCCATTTCCAAAAGAAGTGCTACTACTTCGGGGAGGGCCCCAAGCGGTGGATCCAGGCGCGGTTCGCCTGCAGCAAGCTGCACGGGCGGCTGGTCAGCATCCACAGCCAGGAGGAGCAG GACTTCCTGACCCGCCACGCCAACAAGAAAGGCTCCTGGATTGGCCTTCGGGACCTGAACATAGAAGGGGAGTTTGTCTGGATGGACCAGAACCCCCTGGACTACAG CAACTGGCAGCCGGGGGAGCCCAACAACGGGGGCCAAGGCGAGGACTGCGTCATGATGCGGGCCTCCGGGCACTGGAACGACGCCTTCTGTGGCAGCTACCTGGACGGCTGGGTGTGTGACCGGCTGGTCACGTGCTGA
- the FCER2 gene encoding low affinity immunoglobulin epsilon Fc receptor isoform X9, which translates to MSQSMEKIQDEQNRMKSQDSELSRNLNGLREDLSDLQSQGLNERRAALHALDRLQEEVAKLWIELRVSNARRPGATPRKTLPPTLPIVPTTVPTTVPATVPATVPTTVPTTVPATVPTTVPATVPTTVPATVPTTVPATVPTTVPTTVPATVPTTVPTTVPATVPITVPTTVPTTVSAMVPSSAVPLSLSSTPGSTCNTCPDDWVHFQKKCYYFGEGPKRWIQARFACSKLHGRLVSIHSQEEQDFLTRHANKKGSWIGLRDLNIEGEFVWMDQNPLDYSNWQPGEPNNGGQGEDCVMMRASGHWNDAFCGSYLDGWVCDRLVTC; encoded by the exons ATGTCGCAGAGCATGGAGAAAATCCAAGATGAGCAGAACAGAATGAAATCTCAGG ACTCGGAGCTCTCCCGGAACCTGAACGGACTTCGCGAGGACCTGAGCGACCTCCAGTCCCAGG GCTTGAATGAGAGACGCGCAGCCTTGCACGCACTGGACAGGCTCCAGGAGGAAGTGGCGAAGCTGTGGATAGAGCTACGCGTGTCCAACG CCCGGAGGCCAGGAGCGACTCCAAGAAAGACGCTGCCACCCACTCTGCCCATTGTGCCCACCACGGTTCCCACCACAGTGCCTGCCACGGTTCCCGCCACGGTTCCCACCACGGTTCCCACCACGGTTCCCGCCACAGTTCCCACCACAGTGCCTGCCACGGTTCCCACCACGGTTCCCGCCACAGTTCCCACCACAGTGCCTGCCACGGTTCCCACCACGGTTCCCACCACGGTTCCCGCCACGGTTCCCACCACGGTTCCCACCACGGTTCCCGCCACGGTTCCCATCACAGTGCCCACCACGGTTCCCACCACAGTGTCCGCCATGGTGCCCTCCTCCGCTGTCCCCCTGagcctctcctccaccccaggctcCACGTGTAACACGTGCCCCGACGACTGGGTCCATTTCCAAAAGAAGTGCTACTACTTCGGGGAGGGCCCCAAGCGGTGGATCCAGGCGCGGTTCGCCTGCAGCAAGCTGCACGGGCGGCTGGTCAGCATCCACAGCCAGGAGGAGCAG GACTTCCTGACCCGCCACGCCAACAAGAAAGGCTCCTGGATTGGCCTTCGGGACCTGAACATAGAAGGGGAGTTTGTCTGGATGGACCAGAACCCCCTGGACTACAG CAACTGGCAGCCGGGGGAGCCCAACAACGGGGGCCAAGGCGAGGACTGCGTCATGATGCGGGCCTCCGGGCACTGGAACGACGCCTTCTGTGGCAGCTACCTGGACGGCTGGGTGTGTGACCGGCTGGTCACGTGCTGA